In Hirundo rustica isolate bHirRus1 unplaced genomic scaffold, bHirRus1.pri.v3 unplaced_BUSCO_63198at7742, whole genome shotgun sequence, a single window of DNA contains:
- the NAT8 gene encoding N-acetyltransferase 8, whose translation MASFRIRQYQDRDYEAVRALFARGILEHARPASGTCCARRGVRLALLAVFVAARAAAGSWLLGLGAVALALALLWVLVRSLSAEYVREALAGDLCDVPASYLRPPGCRFWVAEEGGAVAGMVAAVPAGRGELELKRMSVSREHRGRGLARALCREVLGFARARGYGGVVLSTSAVQVAAQRLYEGQGFRKVGSSYPSLLGTLLNFQIFHYRYDLGDGAE comes from the coding sequence ATGGCGTCGTTCCGCATCCGGCAGTACCAGGACCGGGACTACGAGGCCGTGCGGGCTCTGTTCGCCCGCGGAATCCTGGAGCACGCCCGGCCGGCTTCCGGCACGTGCTGCGCTCGGCGCGGGGTGCGCCTGGCGCTGCTGGCCGTCTTCGTGGCCGCCCGGGCGGCCGCcggctcctggctgctggggctgggcgcCGTGGCGCTGGCGCTGGCgctgctctgggtgctggtGCGCTCGCTCAGCGCCGAGTACGTGCGGGAGGCGCTGGCCGGCGACCTGTGCGACGTGCCCGCCTCCTACCTGCGCCCGCCGGGCTGCCGCTTTTGGGTGGCCGAGGAGGGCGGCGCGGTGGCGGGCATGGTGGCGGCCGTGCCGGCGGGCCggggagagctggagctgaagaGGATGTCGGTGAGCCGGGAGCACCGGGGCCGCGGGTTGGCGCGGGCGCTGTGCCGGGAGGTGCTGGGCTTCGCCCGCGCCCGCGGGTACGGCGGCGTGGTGCTCAGCACCTCGGCGGTGCAGGTGGCGGCGCAGCGGCTCTACGAGGGGCAGGGCTTCCGCAAGGTGGGCAGCTCCTACCCCTCGCTGCTGGGCACCTTGCTGAACTTCCAGATCTTTCACTACCGCTACGACTTGGGCGACGGCGCCGAGTAG
- the LOC120748365 gene encoding zinc finger protein 638-like: RGRGRKEVKSEDGSERRKLRLEKTPGGVGTGAKTDRHSVGRSREKPNPRPERRRGDPRAAGGSAAATDADAGTGIPAGAASPGARAEEKAAEEEARDEAGIREEGSGLSAPAAETPGLRGEPTAAAGGETPGAVPATSPSSAEATGAEKNPGAEVGKIDAERKSVPKSGDAPGKKTGRGRGGDGESPSASPRRRREKAGSRKSPPKAPLSREPATASAEGAGIPGPAGRAQAQQEKDSRQESRGGTSDASREPGGNGVPGGGGAAAGKSGAGKQKEEDELFPFNLDEFVTVDEVLEDAESPATPRRNPLRGKRKEAPRAEPPEPASKRRKGKSCGAGGEASFVTLDEIGEEEEEEEEDPRGLVVVDEVAEEEEPSEAAKDPRAPPTPDELSEREEPGGRGPRADLEERDLKAEPLVTVDEIGEVEELPLDEPAELSAAAAAAAAEEGKADGGERAASRLPDDPNALVTVDEIQEDNEDNPLVTLDEVNEDEDDFLADFNHLKEELNFVTVDEVGDEEEESALPGKNPPEDEDDEDIVAVAGPEEMGILGDANAEEEPAEIPKPKGPAIASRRSGTLLRDPVPTRVSPAARLGAGRRGTEASAEENGFSRCPQGAERSQSSGHPGPQGRLLLPDLLPLLRRRTLHDQPLQDPPAPAKHGAIHGQAAGRRGRRAELQVMELPGSDASGPGRFRAFGFPRSFGGRGKKEIGAGSGLNPKLGEGWSRVSDGPAVGETVVGCPPEIKVLAV; the protein is encoded by the exons CTCCGCCTCGAAAAAACCCCCGGAGGTGTCGGGACCGGCGCAAAAACCGACCGGCATTCCGTCGGGAGAAGCCGGGAAAAGCCAAACCCCCGCCCTGAACGCCGCCGAGGAGATCCCCGAGCCGcgggcgggagcgcggcggcgaCGGACGCCGACGCCGGCACGGGAATTCCCGCCGGCGCCGCGTCGCCCGGAGCGAGGGCGGAGGAGAAAGCGGCGGAGGAAGAGGCTCGGGACGAGGCGGGAATCCGGGAGGAGGGCTCGGGGCTCTCGGCTCCGGCCGCGGAAACGCCGGGATTGCGCGGCGAGCcgacggcggcggcgggcggggaaACGCCGGGAGCCGTCCCCGCAACGTCGCCGAGCTCGGCCGAGGCCACGGGCGCGGAAAAAAACCCCGGCGCGGAGGTCGGGAAAATCGACGCCGAGAGGAAAAGCGTCCCGAAAAGCGGCGACGCTCCGGGGAAAAAAACGGGACGCGGCCGGGGCGGAGA CGGAGAATCCCCGTCGGCGTCGCCGAGGCGTCGCCGGGAAAAAGCGGGGAGCagaaaatcccccccaaaagcGCCGCTCAGCCGGGAGCCGGCAACGGCCAGCGCAGAGGGAGCGGGAATCCCGGGGCCGGCGGGAAGAGCCCAGGcccagcaggagaaggattCCCGGCAGGAATCCCGCGGCGGAACGTCGGACGCGAGCCGGGAGCCCGGCGGGAATGGG GTtcccggcgggggcggcgccgCGGCTGGGAAAAGCGGCGCTGGGAAGCAGAAGGAG GAGGACGAGCTCTTCCCGTTTAACCTGGACGAGTTCGTCACGGTGGACGAGGTGCTGGAGGACGCCGAGTCTCCGGCGACCCCGCGGCGCAACCCGCTGCgggggaagagaaaagaagctCCCAGAGCCGAGCCTCCGGAGCCGGCGTCCAAgcggaggaaagggaagagttGCGGAGCCGGAGGTGAGGCGTCCTTTGTCACCTTGGATGAGatcggggaggaggaggaggaggaggaggaggacccGCGGGGCCTGGTGGTGGTGGATGAGGTGGCGGAAGAGGAGGAGCCGTCGGAAGCGGCCAAGGACCCGCGGGCGCCGCCGACGCCGGACGAGCTCTCGGAGCGGGAGGAGCCCGGCGGGCGCGGGCCGCGGGCCGACTTGGAGGAGCGGGACCTGAAGGCCGAGCCCTTGGTGACGGTGGACGAGATCGGCGAGGTGGAGGAGCTGCCCCTGGACGAGCCCGCCGAGCtgagcgccgccgccgccgccgccgccgccgaggaGGGCAAAGCCGACGGCGGGGAGCGCGCCGCCTCCCGGCTGCCCGACGATCCCAACGCCTTGGTGACCGTGGACGAGATCCAGGAGGACAACGAGGACAATCCTCTGGTGACTCTGGACGAGGTTAACGAGGACGAGGACGATTTCCTGGCCGACTTCAACCACCTCAAAGAGGAACTCAACTTTGTTACAGTCGATGAAGTCGGCGACGAGGAAGAGGAAAGCGCTTTGCCGGGTAAGAACCCTCCCGAGGACGAGGACGACGAAGACATCGTCGCCGTGGCAGGACCGGAAgaaatgggaattctgggagACGCGAACGCGGAGGAGGAACCGGCTGAGATCCCCAAGCCTAAAG GTCCCGCGATTGCGTCGCGTCGTTCCGGGACTCTGCTCCGCGATCCCGTCCCGACGCGCGTTTCTCCGGCAGCTCGGCTGGGAGCGGGGAGACGCGGAACCGAAGCCTCAGCAGAAGAAAACGGCTTTTCCCGGTGTCCCCAAGGCGCAGAGCGCTCCCAAAG CTCTGGACATCCTGGTCCCCAAGGCCGGCTTCTTCTGCCAGATCTGCTCCCTCTTCTACGCCGACGAACCCTCCATGATCAACCACTGCAGGACCCCCCTGCACCGGCAAAACATGGAG CAATTCATGGCCAAGCAGCAGGACGACGAGGGCGAAGAGCCGAGCTCCAGGTGATGGAGCTCCCCGGGAGCGACGCTTCGGGGCCCGGGCGGTTCCGTGCGTTCGGATTCCCTCGCTCGTTCGGGGGtcggggaaaaaaagaaatcggAGCTGGGAGCGGATTGAACCCAAAGCTGGGAGAGGGTTGGAGCCGGGTCTCCGATGGTCCGGCGGTGGGAGAGACGGTTGTGGGGTGTCCCCCAGAAATAAAGGTTCTCGCTGTATAG
- the LOC120748363 gene encoding uncharacterized protein LOC120748363 produces MSRTEELLHQGTSHTENITHQRPSQGTAKRHQERRQGNVNAYKTLSQWEDLIHQEMAQMEESINQETAQMEESINQETSQMEESINQETSQMEESINQETSQMEESINQETSQMEESINQQTSQMEESINQQTSQMEESINQEMSQMEESINQEMSQMEESINQDLCQGKAKRPQERHQVKTNGYKTLSQWEALIHQEMSHMEESINKETSHMEEPTNQEMPQMEESINQEMSQMEESINQEMSQMEESINQEMPQMEKSINKEMSQMEESINQEMPQMEESINQETSQMEESINKEMSQMEDLVNQDLCQGKAKRPQERHQGKTNGYKTLSQWEALIHQEMAHMEESINQETSHMEEPTNQEMPQMEESINQEMPQMEKSINKEVPQMEKSINQEMPQMEEPNNEETSQMEESINQEMPQMEESINQEMPQMEESIN; encoded by the coding sequence ATGTCCCGAACGGAAGAACTCCTCCACCAAGGGACGTCCCACACGGAAAACATCACCCACCAAAGGCCGAGCCAAGGAACAGCCAAGAGACACCAAGAACGGCGCCAAGGGAACGTCAACGCATACAAAACTCTGTCCCAATGGGAAGACTTAATCCACCAGGAGATGGCCCAAATGGAGGAATCCATCAACCAAGAGACGGCGCAAATGGAAGAATCCATCAACCAGGAGACGTCTCAAATGGAAGAATCCATCAACCAGGAGACGTCTCAAATGGAAGAATCCATCAACCAGGAGACGTCTCAAATGGAAGAATCCATCAACCAGGAGACGTCTCAAATGGAAGAATCCATCAACCAACAGACGTCCCAAATGGAAGAATCCATCAACCAACAGACGTCTCAAATGGAAGAATCCATCAACCAAGAGATGTCCCAAATGGAAGAATCCATCAACCAGGAGATGTCCCAAATGGAAGAATCCATCAACCAAGACCTGTGCCAAGGAAAAGCCAAGAGACCCCAAGAACGGCACCAAGTGAAAACCAATGGATACAAAACTCTGTCCCAATGGGAAGCCTTAATCCACCAGGAGATGTCCCACATGGAAGAATCCATCAACAAAGAGACATCCCACATGGAAGAACCCACCAACCAGGAGATGCCCCAAATGGAAGAATCCATCAACCAGGAGATGTCCCAAATGGAAGAATCCATCAACCAGGAGATGTCCCAAATGGAAGAATCCATCAACCAGGAGATGCCCCAAATGGAAAAATCCATCAACAAAGAGATGTCCCAAATGGAAGAATCCATCAACCAGGAGATGCCCCAAATGGAAGAATCCATCAACCAGGAGACGTCTCAAATGGAGGAATCCATCAACAAAGAGATGTCCCAAATGGAAGACTTGGTCAACCAAGACCTGTGCCAAGGAAAAGCCAAGAGACCCCAAGAACGGCACCAAGGGAAAACCAATGGATACAAAACTCTGTCCCAATGGGAAGCCTTAATCCACCAGGAGATGGCCCACATGGAAGAATCCATCAACCAAGAGACATCCCACATGGAAGAACCCACCAACCAAGAGATGCCCCAAATGGAAGAATCCATCAACCAGGAGATGCCCCAAATGGAAAAATCCATCAACAAAGAGGTGCCCCAAATGGAAAAATCCATCAACCAGGAGATGCCCCAAATGGAAGAACCCAACAATGAAGAGACGTCCCAAATGGAAGAATCCATCAACCAAGAGATGCCCCAAATGGAAGAATCCATCAACCAGGAGATGCCCCAAATGGAAGAATCCATCAACTAG
- the LOC120748362 gene encoding LOW QUALITY PROTEIN: probable carboxypeptidase X1 (The sequence of the model RefSeq protein was modified relative to this genomic sequence to represent the inferred CDS: deleted 1 base in 1 codon): protein MGTGFFVTPVSPGSRSAEVLRKKKKKVLRKKPPAPREPPCPPLGLESLRVLDEQLRASSHKRHGLGAHRGRLNIQSGLDDGDAFDGGWCAAREDTRQWLQVDARRLTRFTGVVTQGLNSIWTYDWVTSYKVQVSNDSYEWAPSWNGSEEAVFPANKDPETPVLNLLPSPLVGRFLRINPQSWFPNGTVCLRAEVLGCPVPDPSDAHAWHPPPPAEPPLDFRHHNYQEMRKLMRRVSEECPDITRVYSIGHSSRGRRLYVMEISDNPGQHELGEPEFRYVAGMHGNEVLGRELLLNLMEFLCRRFRLGDARVARLVTGTRIHLLPSMNPDGYETAYRLGSELAGWATGRWTYEGIDLNHNFADLNTALWDAEDNARVPHEFPNHYIPIPEYYTFANATVAPETRAVIAWMQRYPFVLSANLHGGELVVTYPFDMSRTYWKARELTPTPDDGVFRWLATVYAAANPAMAGARPRRCHHDDFARFGGVINGARWHTVAGSMNDFSYLHTNCFEITVELSCDKFPHASELPHEWENNRESLLLFMEQVHRGIKGVVRDSDRGQGIPNAIISVDGINHDIRTASDGDYWRLLNPGEYEVTARAQGYEPATRPCRVYFENVPTPCNFRLARAWDRHRPGRTRPGPDPALRLQRLRLRRLRAQGRGQ from the exons ATGGGCACAG GGTTCTTTGtcacccccgtgtcccctggcaGCCGCAGCGCCGAGGTgctgaggaagaagaagaagaaggtgcTGAGGAAGAAGCCGCCGGCTCCGCGGGAGCCCC CGTGCCCCCCCCTGGGGCTGGAGTCCCTGCGGGTGTTGGACGAGCAGCTCCGGGCCTCCAGCCACAAGCGGCACGGGCTGGGCGCGCACCGCGGCCGCCTCAACATCCAG TCGGGGCTCGATGACGGCGACGCCTTCGACGGCGGCTGGTGCGCGGCGCGCGAGGACACGCGGCAGTGGCTGCAGGTGGACGCCCGGCGCCTCACGCGCTTCACCGGCGTCGTCACCCAGGGCCTCAACTCCATCTGGAC GTACGATTGGGTGACGTCCTACAAGGTGCAGGTCAGCAACGACTCCTACGAGTGGGCGCCCAGCTGGAATGGCAGCGAGGAGGCG GTGTTCCCGGCCAACAAAGACCCCGAGACGCCGGTGCTGAACCTGCTGCCCTCTCCGCTCGTGGGGCGCTTCCTGCGCATCAACCCCCAGAGCTGGTTCCCCAACGGCACCGTCTGCCTGCGGGCCGAGGTGCTGGGCTGCCCCGTGCCCG ACCCCAGCGATGCCCACGCCTGGcacccgccgcccccggccgaGCCTCCGCTGGATTTCCGCCACCACAACTACCAGGAGATGAGAAAG CTGATGAGGAGGGTGAGCGAGGAGTGCCCCGACATCACCCGCGTGTACAGCATCGGGCACAgctcccgcggccgccgcctctACGTGATGGAGATCTCCGACAACCCCGGGCAGCACGAACTCG GGGAGCCGGAGTTCCGCTACGTGGCCGGGATGCACGGGAACGAGGTGCTgggccgggagctgctgctgaacctGATGGAATTCCTGTGCCGCCGCTTCCGCCTGGGCGACGCGCGCGTGGCGCGGCTGGTGACGGGCACGCGCATCCACCTGCTGCCCTCCATGAACCCCGACGGCTACGAGACCGCCTACCGCCTG GGCTCGGAGCTGGCCGGCTGGGCCACGGGCCGCTGGACGTACGAGGGCATCGACCTCAACCACAACTTCGCCGACCTGAACACGGCGCTGTGGGACGCCGAGGACAACGCGCGCGTGCCCCACGAGTTCCCCAACCACTACATCCCCATCCCCGAGTACTACACCTTCGCCAACGCCACG GTGGCGCCGGAGACGCGGGCGGTGATCGCGTGGATGCAGCGCTACCCGTTCGTGCTGAGCGCCAACCTGCACGGCGGCGAGCTGGTGGTCACCTACCCCTTCGACATGAGCCGCACCTACTGGAAGGCGCGGGAGCTGACGCCCACGCCCGACGACGGCGTCTTCCGCTGGCTGGCCACCGTCTACGCCGCCGCCAACCCCGCCATGGCcggcgcccggccccgccgctgccaCCACGACGACTTCGCCCGCTTCGGCGGCGTCATCAACGGAGCGCGCTGGCACACGGTGGCCGGCA GCATGAACGACTTCAGCTACCTGCACACCAACTGCTTCGAGATCACCGTGGAGCTCTCGTGCGACAAATTCCCGCACGCCTCCGAGCTGCCGCACGAGTGGGAGAACAACCGCGAGTCGCTGCTGCTCTTCATGGAGCAG GTGCACCGCGGGATCAAGGGCGTGGTTCGGGACAGTGAC CGGGGGCAGGGCATCCCCAACGCCATCATCTCCGTGGATGGCATCAACCACGACATCCGCACCG CCTCGGACGGGGACTACTGGCGGCTGCTCAACCCGGGCGAGTACGAGGTGACGGCGCGGGCCCAGGGCTACGAGCCGGCCACGCGGCCGTGCCGGGTCTACTTCGAGAACGTTCCCACCCCGTGCAACTTCCGCCTGGCGAGGGCCTGGGACCGCCACCGGCCCGGCAGGACCCGCCCGGGCCCCGACCCGGCCCTGCGGCTGCAGCGGCTGCGCCTCCGCCGCCTGCGCGCCCAGGGCCGCGGGCAGTga